A window from Pseudomonas moraviensis encodes these proteins:
- the zipA gene encoding cell division protein ZipA has product MEIGLREWLIVIGIIVIAGILFDGWRRMRGGKGKLKFRLDRSLSNLPDEDTSAELLGPARVLDTHKEPQLDEHDLPSVSMPNREAREPRESGSKRGKRGSNGPAQGDLNLDLDLDGGPSFSSRDDDFAEDSKPAPAVAEKDQPQAEEVLVISVICRDPAGFKGPALLQNILESGLRFGEMDIFHRHESMAGNGEVLFSMANAVKPGIFDLDDIDHFSTPAVSFFLGLPGPRHPKQAFDVMVAAARKLSQELNGELKDDQRSVLTAQTIEHYRQRIVEFERRALTQKR; this is encoded by the coding sequence ATGGAAATCGGTCTGCGCGAGTGGCTGATCGTCATCGGCATCATTGTGATAGCCGGTATTCTTTTCGATGGCTGGCGCCGTATGCGCGGCGGCAAGGGAAAGCTGAAATTCCGTCTCGACCGGAGCCTGTCCAATCTGCCGGACGAGGACACCAGCGCCGAGCTGTTGGGCCCGGCCCGCGTGCTGGACACGCACAAGGAGCCGCAACTGGACGAGCACGATCTGCCGTCGGTGAGCATGCCCAACCGTGAAGCCCGCGAGCCGCGTGAATCCGGTTCGAAACGTGGCAAGCGCGGCAGCAATGGCCCGGCGCAGGGCGACCTGAACCTCGACCTCGATCTGGACGGCGGTCCGAGCTTCAGCAGTCGTGATGACGATTTCGCCGAAGACAGCAAGCCTGCACCGGCTGTGGCGGAAAAAGATCAGCCGCAAGCCGAAGAGGTCCTGGTGATCAGCGTGATCTGCCGCGACCCGGCTGGCTTCAAGGGCCCGGCGCTGCTGCAGAACATTCTCGAAAGCGGTCTGCGTTTTGGCGAGATGGATATTTTCCACCGCCACGAAAGCATGGCTGGCAACGGTGAAGTGCTGTTCTCCATGGCCAACGCGGTCAAGCCGGGCATTTTCGATCTGGACGACATCGACCATTTCAGCACTCCGGCGGTGAGCTTCTTCCTCGGTCTGCCAGGCCCGCGTCATCCGAAACAGGCTTTCGACGTTATGGTCGCGGCAGCACGCAAGCTGTCCCAGGAGCTGAACGGCGAACTGAAAGATGACCAGCGCAGCGTGCTGACCGCGCAGACGATCGAGCACTACCGTCAGCGCATCGTCGAGTTCGAACGCCGCGCATTGACCCAGAAGCGCTAA
- the xdhA gene encoding xanthine dehydrogenase small subunit has translation MIQFLLNQELRSEHALDPNLTVLNYLREHVGKPGTKEGCASGDCGACTVVVGELQTDDTGREHIRYRSLNSCLTFVSSLHGKQLISVEDLKHKGELHSVQKAMVECHGSQCGFCTPGFVMSLFALQKNNDAPDQAKAHEALAGNLCRCTGYRPILAAAEQSCCAKPADQFDAREAETIARLKSIAPTDIGELNSGDKRCLVPLTVADLADLYDAYPQARLLAGGTDLALEVTQFHRTLPVMIYVGNVAEMKRIETFADRIEIGAATALSDCYEALNAEYPDFGELLHRFASLQIRNQGTLGGNIGNASPIGDSPPLLIALGAQIVLCKGETRRTLNLEDYFIDYRVTARQESEFIEKIIVPRASAEQLFRAYKVSKRLDDDISAVCAAFNLRVENGVIADARVAFGGMAAIPKRAAHCEAVLQGAPFTNAVIERACAALAEDFTPLSDFRASKEYRLLSAQNLLRKYFIELQTPHIETRVTAYV, from the coding sequence GTGATCCAGTTTTTACTTAACCAGGAACTCCGTAGCGAGCACGCCCTGGACCCGAATCTGACTGTGCTCAACTACCTGCGCGAACACGTGGGCAAGCCCGGCACCAAAGAAGGTTGCGCCAGCGGCGACTGCGGCGCCTGCACCGTGGTGGTTGGCGAGTTGCAGACCGATGACACGGGGCGTGAACACATCCGCTATCGCAGCCTCAATTCGTGCCTGACTTTCGTCTCGTCCTTGCACGGCAAGCAACTGATCAGCGTCGAAGACCTCAAGCACAAAGGCGAACTGCACAGCGTGCAGAAAGCCATGGTCGAGTGCCACGGTTCACAGTGCGGCTTCTGCACCCCCGGTTTCGTCATGTCGCTTTTCGCCCTGCAAAAGAACAACGATGCCCCGGATCAGGCCAAGGCCCACGAAGCGCTGGCCGGCAACCTCTGCCGCTGCACCGGCTACCGGCCAATCCTCGCCGCCGCCGAACAATCCTGCTGCGCCAAACCAGCGGATCAGTTCGACGCCCGTGAAGCCGAAACCATCGCCCGCCTCAAGTCCATCGCGCCGACCGATATCGGAGAACTCAACAGCGGCGACAAGCGTTGCCTGGTGCCGCTGACCGTCGCTGATCTGGCCGATCTCTATGATGCTTACCCACAAGCCCGGCTGCTCGCTGGCGGCACCGATCTGGCGCTGGAAGTCACCCAGTTCCACCGCACCCTGCCGGTGATGATCTACGTCGGCAACGTCGCCGAAATGAAGCGCATCGAGACCTTCGCCGACCGCATCGAAATCGGCGCCGCCACTGCCCTCTCCGACTGCTACGAAGCGTTGAACGCCGAGTACCCGGACTTCGGCGAACTGCTGCACCGCTTCGCCTCGTTGCAGATCCGTAACCAGGGCACCCTCGGCGGCAACATCGGCAACGCCTCGCCGATTGGTGACTCGCCACCGCTGCTGATTGCCCTCGGCGCGCAGATCGTGCTGTGCAAAGGCGAAACCCGCCGCACCCTGAACCTGGAAGATTACTTCATCGACTACCGCGTCACCGCGCGCCAGGAAAGCGAATTCATCGAAAAAATCATCGTCCCGCGCGCCAGCGCCGAGCAGTTGTTCCGCGCCTATAAAGTGTCGAAGCGTCTGGACGACGATATCTCCGCCGTCTGCGCCGCGTTCAACCTGCGCGTGGAAAACGGGGTGATCGCCGACGCCCGCGTGGCCTTCGGCGGCATGGCGGCGATCCCCAAACGGGCCGCGCATTGCGAAGCCGTGCTGCAAGGCGCGCCCTTCACCAACGCGGTGATCGAGCGTGCCTGCGCCGCGCTGGCCGAAGATTTCACACCGCTCTCGGACTTCCGCGCCAGCAAGGAATATCGCCTGCTCAGCGCGCAGAATCTGCTGCGCAAATACTTCATCGAACTGCAAACACCGCACATCGAGACTCGGGTGACCGCTTATGTCTAA
- a CDS encoding substrate-binding periplasmic protein, translating to MRWALGALLGISLNAMAAQAPLRFAVPDSWAMPMVQLESGRPTQGILHDILLSLATQVGAPAQFIVLPRARVQSAMEHGDIDVRCYAAQSWLPNQSGDYIWSVPLWFQRDLLVSREDKSAQINPADLPRQAIGTVLGYSYPTLQSLFDTDRLQREDARNQEQVLEKLLAGRYRYAVSNQWTLDWINQRLLPEQQLRGVAVLQEQHIGCYVRNDPKVPVQRILRTLLRMKMSGEIDEIIRLYTGTSQHTP from the coding sequence ATGCGGTGGGCCCTGGGGGCATTGCTGGGAATCAGCCTCAACGCGATGGCAGCGCAAGCGCCGTTGCGCTTCGCCGTGCCGGACAGCTGGGCGATGCCGATGGTGCAACTGGAAAGCGGCAGGCCGACCCAGGGCATCCTGCACGACATCCTCCTCAGCCTGGCGACCCAGGTCGGCGCGCCGGCGCAGTTCATCGTCCTGCCGCGCGCACGGGTCCAGAGCGCCATGGAACACGGCGACATCGACGTGCGCTGCTATGCCGCACAGTCGTGGCTGCCGAATCAGTCCGGCGATTACATCTGGAGCGTGCCGCTGTGGTTTCAGCGCGACCTGCTGGTGAGCCGCGAAGATAAATCGGCGCAGATCAATCCCGCCGATCTGCCGCGACAGGCCATCGGCACCGTCCTCGGTTACAGCTACCCGACGCTGCAATCACTGTTCGACACCGACCGGTTGCAACGCGAAGACGCGCGCAATCAGGAACAGGTGCTGGAAAAGCTCCTCGCCGGCCGTTATCGCTACGCGGTGAGCAATCAGTGGACGCTGGACTGGATCAATCAGCGCCTGCTGCCGGAGCAGCAGTTGCGAGGGGTCGCGGTGCTGCAGGAACAGCATATCGGCTGCTATGTGAGGAACGACCCGAAGGTACCGGTGCAGCGGATTCTGCGCACGTTGCTGCGGATGAAAATGTCCGGCGAGATAGATGAGATCATCCGGCTCTACACCGGCACCTCCCAACACACCCCATAA
- a CDS encoding zinc-binding metallopeptidase family protein, with the protein MHRFFEQLSSRIIAPFVAGSSRNSKVWPCRCGQSLFFRNSQCLACNALLGYQPEQSRLTSLQPGPEEGTWTLDVDPDAGLFRRCANLDMPAACNWLLPANDHDTLCIACSLNRTIPDLSVPENPERWRKVEIAKRRLVAQLITLGLPVIAKTVDEETGLAFDFIGVDLQGNAPMTGHANGLITLDIQEADDAHREQVRAQMHEPYRTLLGHFRHEVGHYYWDRLIANGPWLGAFRNLFGDERASYAEALDRHYQQGAPLDWPQHYVSAYATMHPWEDWAETWAHYLHMMDAVDTALGFGMSAREMDFDYQPFPTSTLYDPEHPGGSAFLSFVNAWIELAGMLNELSRSMGQPDFYPFVLPAAAIAKLHFIHLVIQQAGGRADEVLAL; encoded by the coding sequence ATGCACCGCTTTTTCGAGCAGCTCAGTTCCCGCATCATCGCGCCGTTCGTGGCCGGATCCTCACGCAACAGCAAAGTCTGGCCGTGCCGTTGTGGCCAGTCGCTGTTCTTTCGCAACAGTCAGTGCCTGGCCTGTAACGCCTTGCTCGGTTATCAACCTGAACAAAGTCGCCTGACCTCGCTGCAGCCTGGGCCGGAAGAGGGCACCTGGACACTCGACGTCGATCCCGACGCCGGCCTGTTCCGCCGCTGCGCCAACCTCGACATGCCCGCCGCCTGCAACTGGCTGCTGCCGGCCAACGATCACGACACCTTGTGCATCGCTTGCAGCCTCAACCGCACCATCCCCGACCTGTCCGTCCCGGAAAACCCCGAGCGCTGGCGCAAGGTCGAGATCGCCAAGCGTCGACTGGTCGCGCAATTGATCACCCTCGGCCTGCCGGTGATCGCGAAAACCGTGGATGAAGAAACCGGGCTGGCGTTCGACTTCATCGGAGTCGACCTGCAAGGCAACGCACCAATGACCGGTCATGCCAACGGTCTGATCACTCTCGACATCCAGGAAGCCGACGATGCCCATCGCGAGCAGGTCAGGGCGCAGATGCACGAGCCCTATCGCACGCTGCTCGGGCATTTTCGCCATGAGGTCGGGCACTATTACTGGGATCGCCTGATCGCCAACGGCCCCTGGCTCGGCGCATTCCGCAACCTGTTCGGCGACGAGCGCGCCAGTTACGCCGAGGCGCTGGACCGGCATTATCAGCAAGGCGCACCGCTGGACTGGCCGCAGCATTACGTCAGTGCCTACGCGACCATGCACCCGTGGGAAGACTGGGCGGAAACCTGGGCGCATTACCTGCACATGATGGACGCCGTAGACACTGCGCTGGGTTTCGGCATGAGCGCGCGGGAAATGGACTTCGATTACCAGCCGTTTCCGACCAGCACCCTGTACGACCCGGAGCACCCCGGCGGGAGCGCGTTCCTGTCATTCGTCAACGCATGGATCGAACTGGCCGGCATGCTCAACGAACTGTCGCGCAGCATGGGCCAGCCGGATTTCTATCCGTTCGTACTGCCGGCCGCGGCGATCGCCAAGCTGCACTTCATTCATCTGGTGATCCAGCAGGCGGGCGGTCGTGCAGACGAAGTTCTGGCCCTGTAG
- the smc gene encoding chromosome segregation protein SMC → MRLKCIKLAGFKSFVDPTTVNFPSNMAAVVGPNGCGKSNIIDAVRWVMGESSAKNLRGESMTDVIFNGSTSRKPVSQASIELVFDNSDGTLLGEYAAYAEISIRRKVTRDSQTTYYLNGTKCRRRDITDIFLGTGLGPRSYSIIEQGMISKLIESKPEDLRNFIEEAAGISKYKERRRETENRIRRTHENLARLTDLREELERQLERLHRQAEAAKKYQELKAEERQLKAQLSALRWQDLNEQVGQRESIIGNQEVSFEALVAEQRNADAAIERLRDGHHDLSERFNLVQGRFYSVGGDIARVEQSIQHGQQRLRQLQDDLKEAERARLETESHLGHDRTLLLTLGEELDMLTPEQEVTSAAAEEAAAALEEAETTMHGWQEQWDAFNLTAAEPRRQAEVQQSRIQQLESSMERLADRQKRLGEERALLSADPEDAAIMALNEQLAESEATLEDLQTSEEAQVEKLEQLRQELQQALTAQQQAQGDLQRLNGRLASLEALQQAALDPGTGTAEWLKEHNLAERPRLAEGLKVEAGWELAVETVLGADLQAVLVDDFSGFDLSGFTQGDLRLLSPASDGVRVAGSLLDKVEAQIDLSPWLGQVKPVDSLEQALALRGQLSAGQSLISRDGYWVGRHFLRVRRASEAESGMLARGQEIEDLQLEREEREATVEAMETRLQTLRAQQRQQENGREHLRRLLQDEARQQGELKAQLSAGKAKAEQLTLRRTRLDEELVELAEQRELEHEQVGEARMNLQEALDAMALDTEQRELLLAQRDSLRERLDRVRQEARQHKDHAHQLAVRLGSLRAQHDSTRQALERLEMQAERLTEKREQLSLNLEEGEAPLEELRLKLEELLDKRMTVDEELKTAQIALEDADRELRDAEKRRTQAEQQSQLIRGQLEQQRMEWQALTVRRKALQDQLLEDGYDLNGVLATLTAQASEREAEEELERINARIQRLGAINLAAIDEYTQQSERKRYLDAQDADLVEALETLENVIRKIDKETRNRFKDTFDQINGGLQALFPKVFGGGRAYLELTGEDLLDTGVTIMAQPPGKKNSTIHLLSGGEKALTALALVFAIFKLNPAPFCMLDEVDAPLDDANVGRYARLVKEMSQTVQFIYITHNKIAMEMAEQLMGVTMHEPGCSRLVAVDVEEAMAMVDA, encoded by the coding sequence GTGCGGCTAAAGTGCATCAAACTGGCGGGGTTCAAGTCCTTCGTCGACCCGACCACGGTGAACTTCCCCAGTAACATGGCGGCGGTCGTCGGGCCGAACGGTTGCGGCAAGTCGAACATCATCGACGCCGTGCGCTGGGTGATGGGCGAAAGTTCGGCGAAGAACCTGCGTGGCGAGTCGATGACCGACGTCATCTTCAACGGCTCGACCAGCCGTAAACCGGTGAGTCAGGCGAGCATCGAGCTGGTGTTCGATAACTCCGACGGCACGCTGCTCGGCGAATACGCCGCCTACGCGGAAATTTCCATCCGCCGCAAAGTCACCCGCGACAGCCAGACCACTTATTACCTCAACGGCACCAAATGCCGTCGGCGCGACATCACCGATATCTTCCTCGGCACCGGCCTCGGCCCGCGCAGCTACTCGATCATCGAACAGGGGATGATCTCCAAGCTGATCGAGTCCAAGCCTGAAGACCTGCGTAACTTCATCGAAGAAGCCGCCGGCATCTCGAAATATAAAGAGCGCCGCCGCGAAACCGAAAACCGCATCCGCCGCACCCACGAGAACCTCGCACGCCTGACCGACCTGCGCGAAGAGCTGGAGCGCCAGCTCGAACGTCTGCACCGTCAGGCCGAGGCGGCGAAGAAGTACCAGGAACTCAAGGCCGAAGAGCGTCAGCTCAAGGCGCAACTGTCGGCCCTGCGCTGGCAGGATCTCAACGAGCAGGTCGGCCAGCGCGAGTCGATCATTGGCAACCAGGAAGTCAGCTTCGAAGCGTTGGTCGCCGAGCAGCGTAACGCCGACGCGGCCATTGAACGCCTGCGCGACGGTCACCACGATTTGTCCGAGCGCTTCAATCTGGTGCAGGGACGTTTCTATTCGGTCGGCGGTGACATCGCCCGGGTCGAGCAGAGCATTCAGCACGGCCAGCAGCGTCTGCGCCAGTTGCAGGACGATCTGAAAGAAGCCGAACGCGCGCGTCTGGAAACCGAATCGCACCTGGGCCACGACCGCACCTTGCTGCTGACTCTCGGTGAAGAGCTGGACATGCTCACCCCCGAGCAGGAAGTCACCAGCGCCGCCGCCGAAGAAGCCGCCGCTGCGCTTGAAGAAGCCGAAACCACCATGCACGGCTGGCAGGAGCAGTGGGACGCCTTCAACCTGACGGCTGCCGAACCGCGCCGTCAGGCCGAAGTGCAACAGTCGCGGATCCAGCAGCTGGAAAGCAGCATGGAGCGCTTGGCCGACCGGCAGAAACGCCTCGGCGAAGAACGTGCGTTGCTATCAGCCGATCCGGAAGATGCGGCGATCATGGCGCTCAACGAGCAGCTCGCCGAGTCCGAAGCGACCCTGGAAGATTTGCAGACCAGCGAAGAAGCGCAGGTCGAAAAGCTCGAACAACTGCGTCAGGAATTGCAGCAGGCGTTGACCGCCCAGCAGCAGGCGCAGGGCGATCTGCAGCGGCTCAACGGGCGTTTGGCATCGCTGGAAGCCTTGCAGCAGGCCGCGCTCGACCCGGGCACCGGCACCGCCGAATGGTTGAAGGAACACAACCTCGCCGAGCGTCCGCGTCTGGCCGAAGGCCTGAAGGTCGAGGCGGGTTGGGAGCTGGCGGTGGAAACCGTGCTTGGCGCCGATCTGCAAGCGGTGCTGGTCGACGACTTCAGCGGTTTTGATTTGTCCGGTTTCACCCAAGGCGATTTGCGTCTGCTCAGCCCGGCCAGCGATGGCGTGCGAGTGGCGGGCAGCCTGTTGGATAAAGTCGAGGCGCAGATCGATCTGTCGCCGTGGCTTGGTCAGGTCAAACCGGTCGACAGCCTTGAGCAAGCGCTGGCGTTGCGCGGTCAGTTGAGTGCCGGGCAAAGCCTGATCAGTCGCGATGGCTATTGGGTCGGTCGGCACTTCTTGCGTGTACGTCGCGCCAGCGAAGCGGAAAGCGGCATGCTCGCCCGTGGCCAGGAAATCGAAGACCTGCAACTGGAGCGCGAAGAACGCGAAGCCACGGTCGAGGCCATGGAAACCCGTCTGCAAACCTTGCGTGCGCAACAGCGCCAGCAGGAAAACGGCCGCGAACATTTGCGTCGTTTGCTGCAAGACGAAGCGCGCCAGCAAGGCGAATTGAAAGCGCAGCTGTCCGCCGGCAAAGCCAAGGCCGAACAGCTGACATTGCGTCGCACCCGTCTTGATGAAGAACTGGTCGAACTCGCCGAACAGCGCGAGCTTGAGCACGAACAGGTCGGCGAAGCGCGCATGAATTTGCAGGAAGCGCTGGACGCCATGGCGCTGGACACCGAACAGCGCGAGTTACTGCTGGCCCAGCGCGACAGCCTGCGCGAGCGCCTTGATCGCGTGCGTCAGGAAGCGCGGCAGCACAAGGATCACGCCCATCAACTGGCCGTGCGTCTCGGCTCGTTGCGCGCCCAGCATGACTCCACGCGTCAGGCGCTGGAGCGTCTGGAAATGCAGGCCGAGCGCCTGACTGAGAAGCGCGAACAGTTGAGTCTGAATCTGGAGGAGGGCGAGGCGCCGCTGGAAGAGCTGCGCCTCAAACTCGAAGAGTTGCTCGACAAGCGCATGACCGTCGACGAAGAACTCAAGACTGCGCAGATCGCCCTGGAAGACGCCGATCGCGAATTGCGCGATGCGGAAAAACGCCGGACCCAGGCCGAACAGCAATCGCAGCTGATTCGCGGCCAGCTCGAACAGCAGCGCATGGAGTGGCAAGCCCTGACCGTGCGCCGCAAGGCCTTGCAGGACCAATTGCTTGAAGATGGCTACGATCTCAACGGCGTGCTCGCGACATTGACGGCGCAAGCCAGTGAACGCGAAGCCGAAGAAGAACTCGAACGCATCAACGCGCGGATTCAGCGCCTGGGCGCGATCAACCTCGCGGCCATCGATGAATACACGCAACAATCGGAGCGTAAACGTTATCTGGATGCGCAGGACGCCGATCTGGTCGAGGCGTTGGAGACCCTGGAAAACGTCATTCGCAAGATCGACAAGGAAACCCGCAATCGTTTCAAAGATACCTTTGATCAGATCAACGGTGGATTACAGGCACTTTTTCCAAAAGTTTTCGGTGGTGGACGGGCGTATTTGGAACTGACGGGCGAAGATCTACTCGATACAGGGGTGACGATCATGGCGCAGCCGCCCGGGAAGAAGAACAGCACCATCCATTTGCTCTCCGGTGGCGAAAAAGCCCTGACGGCACTGGCCCTGGTTTTTGCCATCTTCAAGTTGAATCCGGCGCCGTTCTGCATGCTCGACGAGGTTGACGCGCCACTGGATGACGCTAACGTTGGACGCTACGCACGGCTGGTCAAAGAGATGTCGCAGACCGTGCAGTTCATCTACATCACCCACAACAAGATCGCCATGGAAATGGCCGAGCAGTTGATGGGCGTGACCATGCATGAACCGGGTTGTTCGCGGCTGGTGGCGGTGGATGTCGAGGAGGCGATGGCGATGGTGGACGCCTAG
- the ligA gene encoding NAD-dependent DNA ligase LigA → MTAAKTRILELRAELDQHNYRYHVLDEPSIPDAEYDRLFHELKALEAANPELITSDSPTQRVGSMALTAFTQVRHEIPMLSLGNAFEESDMREFDRRVNEGLDVPAGDLFGGGAAVEYSCEPKLDGLAVSLLYQDGLLVRGATRGDGTTGEDISVNVRTVRNIPLKLHGDGWPATLEVRGEVFMSKAGFERLNASQLEIGGKTFANPRNAAAGSLRQLDSKITANRPLEFCCYGIGQVSHDISDTHIGNLKQLQKWGMPISHELKLAKGIDECLEYYHDIGARRNALAYEIDGVVFKVNSIADQRELGFRAREPRWAIAHKFPAMEELTELLDVEFQVGRTGAVTPVARLKPVKVAGVTVANATLHNMDEVARLGLMIGDTVIIRRAGDVIPQVVQVVTERRPDNARPVAIPESCPVCGSHVERTQLVKRSKGKETFSEGAVYRCVGRLACGAQLKQAIIHFVSRRAMDIEGLGDKSVEQLVDEGLVSSPADLYALKFDDIVDLEGFAEVSSNKLLKAIEDSKQPSLARFIYALGIPDVGEETAKVLARSLGSLERVQQALPHVLTYLPDVGLEVAHEIHSFFEDAHNQQVISELLGHGLQIQDQGELGAEFAASTTLGGLLDKLHIPFVGPGGAQKLADRFGSLEAVMNADWLDMRQALPEKQANSVREFFASPENRQLAEQSEQQLRNFGMHWQSEKKVVEGLPLSGETWVLTGKVELMSRDVAKDHLESLGAKVAGSVSAKTHCVVAGPGAGSKLTKANELGVKVMDEEAFIAFLKTHGVTV, encoded by the coding sequence ATGACCGCCGCCAAAACCCGCATTCTAGAGCTGCGCGCTGAGCTGGATCAGCACAACTATCGCTACCATGTTCTCGACGAACCGAGCATTCCGGACGCCGAGTACGACCGCTTGTTCCACGAGCTCAAGGCACTGGAAGCAGCCAACCCGGAACTGATCACCAGCGACTCGCCGACCCAGCGCGTCGGCAGCATGGCGCTGACTGCGTTCACTCAGGTGCGTCACGAAATTCCGATGCTCAGCCTCGGCAACGCCTTCGAAGAATCCGACATGCGCGAGTTCGATCGCCGGGTCAACGAAGGCCTCGACGTGCCGGCTGGCGATCTGTTTGGTGGCGGCGCGGCGGTGGAATACAGCTGCGAGCCGAAGCTCGATGGCCTGGCGGTCAGCCTGCTGTATCAGGACGGTCTGCTGGTGCGGGGTGCCACCCGAGGCGATGGCACCACTGGCGAAGACATCAGTGTCAACGTGCGCACGGTGCGCAACATTCCTCTGAAGCTGCATGGCGACGGCTGGCCGGCGACGCTGGAAGTGCGCGGTGAAGTGTTCATGTCCAAGGCCGGTTTCGAGCGACTCAACGCCTCGCAACTGGAGATCGGCGGCAAGACCTTCGCCAACCCGCGCAACGCTGCTGCGGGCAGTCTGCGCCAGCTCGATTCGAAGATCACCGCCAACCGGCCGCTGGAATTCTGCTGCTACGGCATCGGTCAGGTGTCCCACGACATTTCCGACACCCACATCGGCAACCTCAAGCAGTTGCAGAAGTGGGGCATGCCGATCAGTCACGAACTGAAGCTGGCCAAGGGCATCGACGAGTGCCTGGAGTACTACCACGACATCGGCGCACGGCGTAATGCACTCGCTTATGAAATCGACGGCGTGGTGTTCAAGGTCAACAGCATTGCCGACCAGCGTGAACTGGGCTTCCGCGCCCGCGAACCGCGCTGGGCGATCGCGCATAAATTCCCGGCGATGGAAGAACTCACCGAGCTGCTCGACGTTGAATTCCAGGTCGGCCGCACCGGTGCGGTGACTCCGGTGGCGCGTCTGAAACCGGTGAAAGTCGCCGGCGTCACCGTGGCCAACGCCACATTGCACAACATGGACGAAGTGGCACGTCTGGGCCTGATGATCGGCGACACGGTGATCATTCGCCGCGCCGGCGATGTGATTCCGCAAGTGGTGCAGGTGGTCACCGAGCGTCGTCCTGATAACGCGCGCCCGGTCGCCATCCCTGAAAGCTGCCCGGTGTGCGGCTCGCATGTCGAACGCACGCAACTGGTCAAGCGCAGCAAGGGCAAGGAAACCTTCAGCGAAGGCGCGGTGTATCGCTGCGTCGGCCGATTGGCCTGTGGCGCGCAACTCAAGCAGGCGATCATTCACTTCGTTTCGCGCCGGGCCATGGACATCGAAGGTCTGGGCGACAAAAGCGTCGAGCAACTGGTCGACGAAGGTCTGGTCAGTTCGCCAGCCGATCTGTATGCGCTGAAGTTCGATGACATCGTCGATCTGGAAGGCTTTGCCGAAGTCTCGAGCAACAAGCTGCTGAAAGCCATCGAAGACAGCAAGCAACCGAGCCTGGCACGTTTCATCTACGCCCTCGGCATTCCCGATGTCGGCGAAGAAACAGCCAAGGTGCTGGCACGTTCTCTGGGTTCGCTGGAGCGCGTGCAACAGGCCTTGCCGCACGTGCTGACCTACCTGCCGGATGTCGGTCTGGAAGTGGCGCACGAGATTCACAGCTTCTTCGAGGATGCGCACAACCAGCAGGTCATCAGCGAATTGCTCGGCCATGGTTTGCAGATTCAGGACCAAGGGGAGTTGGGCGCGGAGTTCGCCGCCAGTACCACGCTGGGCGGCTTGCTCGACAAGCTGCACATTCCTTTCGTCGGCCCCGGTGGTGCACAGAAACTGGCGGACCGCTTTGGTTCGCTGGAAGCGGTGATGAACGCTGACTGGCTGGACATGCGTCAGGCGCTGCCGGAGAAGCAGGCCAACTCGGTGCGCGAGTTCTTCGCCTCGCCCGAGAATCGCCAACTCGCCGAGCAGTCTGAGCAACAACTGCGCAATTTCGGCATGCATTGGCAGAGCGAGAAGAAAGTCGTTGAAGGTTTGCCATTGTCCGGCGAAACCTGGGTGCTGACCGGCAAGGTCGAACTGATGAGCCGGGATGTGGCCAAGGATCATCTGGAAAGCCTTGGTGCCAAGGTTGCCGGTTCCGTGTCGGCGAAAACCCATTGCGTGGTCGCAGGCCCCGGTGCCGGCTCGAAACTGACCAAGGCCAATGAACTCGGGGTCAAGGTCATGGACGAAGAAGCGTTTATCGCCTTCCTCAAAACCCACGGCGTCACTGTGTAA
- a CDS encoding GntR family transcriptional regulator has product MTFKAPDSLAEQIAHHLAERIIRGEMKPGERIQEQKVTLALNVSRGSVREALLILERRHLIAILPRRGAHVTELTPHKVQSLCTLMSELYILLGNSVANGWQVQSDMAPFVQIQQRLTANYERGDIRSFVDDSFAVMRAAYPFANNPYLQETVENLQPAMSRAYFLALEQRKAEMSEFLELFERLLAAVLARDLPQIRIVLTAYAQRSCDLVVSALTVA; this is encoded by the coding sequence ATGACGTTCAAGGCGCCGGACAGCCTCGCCGAGCAAATCGCTCACCACCTCGCCGAACGCATCATTCGTGGCGAAATGAAGCCGGGAGAGCGCATCCAGGAACAGAAGGTCACACTGGCGCTCAACGTCAGCCGCGGTTCGGTCCGCGAAGCCTTGCTGATCCTTGAGCGCCGTCACCTGATCGCGATCCTGCCACGTCGTGGCGCCCACGTTACCGAGCTGACGCCGCACAAGGTGCAGAGCCTGTGCACGCTGATGAGCGAGCTGTACATCCTGCTCGGCAATTCCGTGGCCAACGGCTGGCAAGTGCAGTCGGACATGGCGCCGTTCGTGCAGATCCAGCAGCGCCTTACCGCCAATTACGAGCGCGGCGATATCCGCAGCTTCGTCGACGACAGCTTCGCGGTGATGCGCGCCGCCTATCCGTTTGCCAACAATCCGTATCTGCAGGAAACCGTCGAGAACCTCCAGCCGGCGATGAGCCGCGCCTACTTTCTCGCCCTCGAACAGCGCAAAGCGGAGATGAGCGAGTTCCTTGAGCTGTTCGAACGCTTGCTCGCTGCCGTGCTCGCCCGTGATTTGCCGCAGATCCGCATCGTGCTCACGGCGTACGCCCAGCGCAGCTGCGATCTGGTGGTGTCTGCGCTGACGGTTGCCTGA